Genomic window (Leptospira kirschneri serovar Cynopteri str. 3522 CT):
TTTCCGGAAAACCGGTGTAGTCGTCGATTGCTATGGCTGCAATTCCATTGTCTTTTAGAAGTTTTAAGGTTCCACCTGTGGAGATGATTTCTACTCCGTTTTGATTGAGAAATTGTGCAAATTCCGCTAAACCGGATTTATCGCTGACGGAGATGAGAGCTCTTTTGATTTGTATCATTATTTATCCAATCTTTACCTTTCTATTTTGAATCGTAAGCCTATTTTCGCAAAAGTATTGAACCGCGAGTGGTAGTATTTTATGTTCCTCTTTGAGAATCTCTAAAGTCAAATCTCTTTCCGTCATTCCTTCTTTGATTTTCACAACTCCTTGTAGAATGATCGGACCTGAGTCCACACCTTCGTCTACAAAATGAGCGGTGCAACCCGCAATTTTAACTCCGTATTCTAAAGCTTGTTTTTGTGCGTTTAACCCTGGAAAGGCGGGCAATAAAGATGGATGAATGTTGATGATTCGATTGGAAAACGTTTGAACGATTTGGTTTTTAAGAATTCTCATATAACCTGCGGTTACGATAAGATCCGGTTTGATTTCTAAAAGAAGTTCAAGAAGTTTTGTATGATATTCGGACTTATCCGAAAAAGAAGAGAAGTTTAATACTTGAGAAGTGAGTTCAAATTCCTGAGCAATTTCTAAAGCCTTGGCATCCGGATTGTCGCAAATCAGTGTTTCTGCAATTCCACGGATTTTTCCTGTTTTGATATTTTGTAAAACCGCTTTGAGATTGGAACCTCTTCCGGAAGCTAAAAATACGATCTTTTTTTTAGGTTTTGTAAACAGAGTTGCCAATAGAATTTTATCCGTATAAAATCGAATCGTTTTCGAATTCGTAAAGAAATGTAGTTTGGAAAACTTTAAGCGACAATTTGTCTAACCAAAAACCCATGGAATTTTTGATGTTAAAATTTGTTCCAGAACGTTAAAAGAAATTGAGTCTGATCTTTCGACGACTTCGTAAAAAAATGTGTTAGTTCCCACAGATTAAGTCTCTTTGGAGGATTTAGACGTTTTTGGATCATTTTTGATAGTATCGGAGTTCCTACATTAGGTTTGGTTGTTATTTTTAGATAAAATTCTACACTTTTTGAGTTTCCGGATTTTCAAAACCGTTCAAAGTTTTGAAAGAAACCGCAAGAATGTTTAGACCCAGCATTAAGGAGCCAAACGTTTTTGTCGAAAAGTATTTCAGGAGAGATACATGTCACTTGCCAGAAAATCCACAGCGACCGTTGAACAATATAAATCCAACGAAATCTCGACTGTCAGTCAGGGAAAACTGATCGTCATGCTTTATGACGGTGCGATCCGTTTTCTGAATATCGCTCTGGAGAATAATACTCCCCGGAAGTACGATGTGGTAAACAATCATATACTGAAAGCCGGAGAGATCGTAACCGAACTTATGCTTGCACTTAATTTAGAACAAGGCGGGGAAGTGGCTAACAACCTCCTAGGAATTTACGTTTATATTAAAAAACGTCTTCTAGAAGCAAATATGAAAAAAGACTCCGAAATCATCCAAGAAATAATTAAATATATGGAAGATCTAAAATCCGCTTGGGAAGAAATCGAGAAAAAAGAGAAATCCAATGTTGTTTCGGCGCCTTTCCAAAGTTCTAATCGTGGAAGTGGTTTGTCCATTCAGGGGTGAACTTTGTCGGATTTAAATTTAACCCATCCAGATCAAAGTTTAACCGTTCTTTACGGAGATAAGATTTTACTTTTAGATCAATTAATTTCTAACCAGAAAAGACAAATCGAAGTATTTGGTTTTGGAGACGGAGAAGGTGCAGCAAAAATCGAGGACTCTAATTTAAAATTGATCCACGAACTTTGTTCTTTGGATCGTTTGATAGAAAAGATGGAAGAGACAGTTCCACAAACTTCTCAATTGATTGAACTTACAGAAATTTTATTTCAGAAGATGGAAGAATCTAGGATTCTACATTCTCAAACCGAAAAAAAAATGAAGGAAATCCTTAAAGAATATCAGAAAGAATTAAATCAGGTGCAAGTTCAGATTCAATTAAAACGCCATCTCAGACAGGACTATTGGAAAACGGGGACTTGTTAGAAAGGGCACTTGAGTTCCTAGGATTAGAACCAGGTTTTCAAGAAGTAGATCTAAAAGAACGTTTTTACTTTCTTTCCAAAAAATACCATCCCGATACGGGAGAATTTTCAAATGATTCTCTATTTAAAGAATTGATTGAATACAGAGATGTACTTCAATCTTATTTAATTCAAAGAACATTCAAAAAATCAAATGTTTCTCCGGGGCCAAAAAATTCTGATCAAGACGACTATCATATTTATAAACACGCCAGGGAAATCTACGATTCCGCCATTCACGAATATTATAAAATTACAGAAGGTAATCCTATCTTTTTAAGAGGAGATGAAAATTCCGCTCTGCGTAAACTGAGACAATCTCTGGAAATTTCCAAATCTAAATTTGAGGAATTGATCGTTCTGTATCCTCAGAGTATTTGGATCGCTGACACAAAATATACTCTCGAAAAAATAGAGGTTTGGTTTAAGGAACCCTAAGCGAATTGGAAGGCATAGAAAACACAAAACCAGTAGCGGTTCCGTTTGTGATACTGACTACTAAAACCTGAGAACGTAAAGTCAGATACTGACCCGAAGTGACTGAAACTTGCATTTTACAGATTCGGTTTGTATTTTCTCCGGTTCCGATTGCGGCTAACGGACCTTCGGTCGGACTTAGTTCAATCGAATATTCTAAGGGTTGATTTGGTAAAATGTTTAGAATCCCGTTCATACATTCAATTCCTGAATTTAGATCTGCGGGAAATCTAGAATCATTTTCTGTATTACCCACATACAATTTATAACCGTCAAATAGAAGTTCTGGGTTTCCTGCTCTCAATCTGAGTTCATATCCAGTTGCAATGGGAACGATACTAATCAAAGTAGGTGGAGTGGAAATCAGACGTGTAGTAGAATAATGAGGACATCTGATAAAAAGAAAAAACATCGAAAATATAAGTAAAAGATAAAGTCGTTTCAAAAA
Coding sequences:
- the purN gene encoding phosphoribosylglycinamide formyltransferase, encoding MATLFTKPKKKIVFLASGRGSNLKAVLQNIKTGKIRGIAETLICDNPDAKALEIAQEFELTSQVLNFSSFSDKSEYHTKLLELLLEIKPDLIVTAGYMRILKNQIVQTFSNRIINIHPSLLPAFPGLNAQKQALEYGVKIAGCTAHFVDEGVDSGPIILQGVVKIKEGMTERDLTLEILKEEHKILPLAVQYFCENRLTIQNRKVKIG
- the fliS gene encoding flagellar export chaperone FliS, whose product is MSLARKSTATVEQYKSNEISTVSQGKLIVMLYDGAIRFLNIALENNTPRKYDVVNNHILKAGEIVTELMLALNLEQGGEVANNLLGIYVYIKKRLLEANMKKDSEIIQEIIKYMEDLKSAWEEIEKKEKSNVVSAPFQSSNRGSGLSIQG
- a CDS encoding molecular chaperone DnaJ; translated protein: MLERALEFLGLEPGFQEVDLKERFYFLSKKYHPDTGEFSNDSLFKELIEYRDVLQSYLIQRTFKKSNVSPGPKNSDQDDYHIYKHAREIYDSAIHEYYKITEGNPIFLRGDENSALRKLRQSLEISKSKFEELIVLYPQSIWIADTKYTLEKIEVWFKEP
- a CDS encoding LIC11661 family lipoprotein, producing the protein MKRLYLLLIFSMFFLFIRCPHYSTTRLISTPPTLISIVPIATGYELRLRAGNPELLFDGYKLYVGNTENDSRFPADLNSGIECMNGILNILPNQPLEYSIELSPTEGPLAAIGTGENTNRICKMQVSVTSGQYLTLRSQVLVVSITNGTATGFVFSMPSNSLRVP